In the Anaerolineae bacterium genome, TGCACATCCGCGGAGCACCCGCCATAGGAGTGGCTGCCGCTTTCGGCCTGGCCTTGGTGGCCTTTCACTCCAACGCTTCTTCCTCCGAAGAACTTCTCCAGGAGCTGGAAGAAGCCGCCGTCGTCCTACGCAACACCCGCCCAACTGCAGTTAATCTGTTTTGGGCACTGGAAAGGGTGATGGCAAAAGCTCGCTCCCACCAGGGAGATGTGCCCTCCCTAAAAAACGCTGTGATCGCGGAAGCCCTGCTCATTGCCGAAGAGGACGTAGAAACTAACAAGAAAATGGGGGCATATGGAGCTACATTGATAAAAGACGGTTACAATATCCTCACTCACTGCAACACCGGAGCTCTGGCTACGGTGGATTACGGCACCGCCCTCGGAGTCATAAGAACTGCTTGGGAGCAAGGGAAACGCCTCCACGTCTGGGTAGACGAAACCCGCCCGCGCCTTCAAGGAGCTCGCCTCACAGCCTGGGAGCTCCAGCAACTTGGCATACCAGCCACCCTGATAGCCGACAATGTCGCTGGCCTGCTCATGAGACAGGGGAAGGTGGACATCGTCCTGGTGGGAGCAGACCGTATCGCCGCCAATGGCGATTTGGCTAACAAAATCGGAACCTACAACCTGGCAGTTTTGGCCCACTATCACGGGATCCCCTTCTACTCCGTGGCTCCCACCTCCACCATTGACCTTTCCATCCCTTCCGGAGAGCACATTCCCATTGAAGAAAGGGACTCAACGGAAGTCACCCACATAGAAAGCATCCCGGTAGCCCCGAAGGGCTTCCCGGTCTACAACCCAGCCTTCGATGTAACCCCTCATCGTTTCATCACGGGGATTGTAACAGAAAAGGGAATTGTCTATCCCCCCTTTGATTTAAACCTGCGCCGCATTATGGAGGAAAGCTGAATGGCTTTAAAAAAAGTGGGGAAAAGCACCTGGCTTCTTTCCGGTGGCTCCAACGTAGGCTTCGCAGTTGTGGAAGGGAAAGCCATTGTGGTAGATAGCGGCCTGGACAGAGACTCCGCCAGGCAGGTGGCAAGAGCGCTGGAAGGACTTGGAGCTAAAGCCTGTGCCCTCATCATAACCCACGCTCACGCTGACCATTTCGGAGGCGCAGCAGCTTTGAAGGAAAGGTTTGGAGTTAAAGTCTTTGCTCCTGAATTTGAAACAGCCGTAGTGGAAAACCCGATCCTTGAGCCCCTCTGGCTTTTCGGTGGGGCGTGGCCAGTAAAAGCTCTGCAGGGGAAATTCACCCTTGCCAGACCATGCCGGGTGGATGAACTTATAAACGAAAAAACTGTGAAACTGGAAGAACTTGAAATCAAAATCCAGCCCCTTCCTGGTCATTCCCCGGGGCAGATAGGCCTGATCTTTGAAGACACTTTTTTCTGCGCTGATTCCTTTTTTCCCCTGGAAACCCTGGCCAAACACGGCATCCCTTACTGTACCGATATGGATTCAGCCATCGCCACCCTTAAGAAATTTGAAGAAAGTTTCTGGTCCTGCGAATACTTCATCCCGGGCCACGGGGAGGCTCTTCAGAACCCGGCGCCTCTGGCCGAAGCCAACCGCAGGCGCCTTGAAGAAATAAGGGGAAAAGTGATGGACCTCCTCCGCTCCCCCAGCGACGAAACGGCTCTCATGCGAGGGGTAGCTCAAGCCCTGAACTTCGCTTACCGTGACCTTACCCATTACTACCTCTGCCGAACCACTATATACGCTGCTCTTACCTCTCTGGAGAAAGAAGGGGTGGTAGAGGCTTTTGTGGAAGGAAACAACCTTCTATGGCGAAGGGTTTAATGGGAGGCCTTTATGGATAGAAGAAAACTCTTATGGCAACTCACAACGGTAGGTAGCCTGCCCCATACCAGTGCCGGGGAAGCCTGGGCCATCATCCTGGAAAAAGTCCCTGTAGTCCCCAACTGGCCTCAACTGCCCCGCCGCAGCTTTTTGGAAAACATGTACGTCCAGTTCTCGGAAAAATTCCCGGGCTTGGTCCTGGACCTGGAAAACAGGCGAATTTATGTTGACAAAACCCGGGACCTGGAGCCTGAGCTGGAAGCCCTGTATATTGCCTACCTTGAGAACAAACTGGAACACGGCGCCATAAGTCCCGATTACGCTCAGGGCCTGGCCACTGCTCACCAGTACCTTTCGGGCCATCCGGTAGTAGCGGTAAAGGGTCAGGTTACAGGCCCTGTGAGCTGGGGGCTAAGCGTAGTGGATCAGGAGCGGCGTCCGATCCTTTACGACGAAGTCCTTGCAGAGGCGGTGGCCAAGCACCTGCGCTTGAAAGCTGCCTGGCAGGAGAAGGAGCTCAGGAAAATTTCCTCCAGCACCATAATCTTTGTGGATGAGCCTTACATGGCTGCCTTCGGTTCGGCCTTTGTCCCCCTGAGCCGCGAACAAGTTATATCCCTGGTGGAAGAAGTCCTTTCGGGGATAAAGGGCCTCAAAGGTGTTCACTGCTGCGCCAATACCGATTGGTCCATCCTTCTGGAGACCTCTATTGATATCCTCAACTTTGACGCCTACGGGTACGCAGAAAACCTGGCCCTCTATCCGGAAGAGGTAAAGCGGTTCCTGGAACGAGGGGGGATAATCGCCTGGGGGATTGTCCCCGCTGGCGAGGAAATAAACCGCGAAACTCCCGAGAGCCTGGTGGCCAAGCTGGAGCAAGCGATGTCCCTCTTGATAAAGAAAGGCATCCCCCAGGAGATGCTCATCAACGCCTCCATGATAACCCCTTCCTGCGGGACGGGCTCCTTGAGCCTTGAAACTGCCGGGAAAGTCATCGGGATGGCTGCGGAGGTGGCCAGGAGGCTTCAGGATAAATACCTTAAGGAGGTGCAAAAATGAGAAATATCCTGATAGAAGCCCTTAAATCAGTCCCAGTGGAAGAGCAACAGGTGGAACTCGTGGAACGCAAAGGAACAGGACATCCCGATTCCATCTGCGATGCCATAATGGAGGAAGTTTCAGTAGCATTGTGTAAAGCCTACACTGAAACCTTCGGGAAAATCCTTCACCACAACATAGATAAGGGCTTTCTGGTGGCCGGAATCACCGAGCCCAAGCTCGGCGGAGGCAGGGTAATAGAGCCAATGAAGCTCATCTTCGGTGATAGGGCCATCTACGAATTTCAGGGGAAGAAAGTCCCTGTGGGGGAAATAGCCATTGAGACGGCCAAAAATTGGATCCGCAGGAACCTGCGCTTTGTGGATCCTGAAAAGCATGTAGTTTACCAGAATGAAATAAAGCCCGGCTCTCCAGAACTGGTGGACATCTTTGCCCGGGAAGTGATTGGCGCCAACGATACCTCTGCTGCCGTTGGTTATGCTCCCCTGACCCAGACCGAACGCATTGTTTACGAAGTGGAGCGGTTCCTTAACTCCCCTGAATTCAAAGCCCGCTTCCCTGAATCCGGAGAGGACATAAAAGTTATGGGCTACCGTTACAACCGCCATCTCACCCTGACTATCGCCATGGCTTTCGTAGACCGCTTCGTGGAAAGCGAAGCCCAGTATTTTGCCCGCAAGGAAGAGATAAGGGAAGCTGTAAAGGCCTTTGTAGAAAGCAGAAACCTCAATTTTGACCACATCATCATTGACCTCAACACCCTTGATGTCCCGGGGCGAGGCGAAGCCGGAATGTATCTGACAGTCCTGGGCACCAGCGCAGAAGGAGGCGATTGCGGCCAGGTAGGGCGCGGAAACAAAGTGAACGGAGTCATCGCCCTGAACCGGCCCATGAGCACTGAAGCTGCTGCTGGTAAAAACCCCGTAAGCCATGTGGGCAAAATCTACAATCTCCTAACCCACCGCATTGCCGACCAGCTTTACCATCGAGTAGAGGGGATAAGAGAGGTGTATGTATGGCTTTGTTCACAGATAGGGCGGCCCATAGATCAGCCTCTTATCGCCTCAGCCCAGCTTATCCTCAAGCCTGGAGTAGAGCTTGAGGCCATAAGAGGAGAAGTTGTTGCTATAATAGAGGAGGAACTGGCTAACATCTATAACTTTACGGCTGCCCTTTCCCGGGGAGAGTATCCAGTCTGGTAAAAGAAGGGGTAAAGGATTGAAGGCAAGATGCTGATCCTGGGGATTGAAACTTCTTGCGACGAAACTTCGGCTGCGGTGGTGAGAGATGGCCGCTTCATCCTCTCCAACGTGGTGGCCTCCCAGATTGAAATCCACCGCCGCTACGGTGGAGTCTTCCCTGAAATAGCCTCCCGCCAGCACATCCTCTCCATAGTCCCGGTGATAGAAGAAGCCCTCAAGAAAGCTCAGGTTACATGGGAAGACCTCAACGGCGTAGCGGTCACTTACGGGCCAGGACTGGCAGGTTCTCTCCTTGTGGGAGTGAACGTGGCCAAGGCCATTGCGTGGGCCAGGGGCCTTCCCCTCATCGGAATAAACCACATTGAGGCTCACATTTATGCCAACTGGCTCACAGATGAACCGCCTTCTGAATTTCCACTGCTGTGCCTGGTAGTTTCGGGAGGCCACACCTCCCTTTTCATCATGAAAGACCATGGAGAATATCAAGAGCTGGGCCACACCCTGGACGATGCGGCTGGAGAAGCTTTTGATAAAATAGCCAGACTGCTGGGCCTTGGCTTTCCTGGAGGCCCAGCGATAGAGCGGGAAGCAAAGCGTGGGAACCCCGAGGCCTTCAAGTTCCCGAGAGCCTGGCTTAAAGGGACATACAATTTCAGCTTCAGCGGCCTCAAAACCGCCGTCCTGAGAGAAATCCAGCGCTACGGAGAAGACATATCTCTAAAGCCGGAGGTTAAAATTCCAGCTCACATACCTGTTGCAGACCTCGCAGCCTCTTTCCAGGAAGCAGTGGTGGAAGTTCTGGTGGAAAAAACACGCCAGGCGGCTATGAACTACAAAGTCAAAGAAGTCCTTCTGGCAGGAGGGGTGGCAGCCAACTCTCTTCTGCGGGAAAAGATGAAAGCCTTAGTCCCCGTCCCGGTCCGCTGGCCACCTCCGGAGCTCTGCACCGACAACGCCGCTATGGTGGCTGCGGCAGGTTACTTTAACCTTATAAAAGGGCTGAGAAGCAGTTGGGACCTTGATGTGATCCCAAACCTGAGGCTCGGAACGAGGAGGTAGCCAATGATAAAAGAGTACCTTTTTCCCCGCAGTGTAGAAGAAGCCCTGGAGCTTCTGGAGCGCTACGGCGGAGAAGCACGCATAATCGCCGGGGGGACAGACCTGGTCCTCCAGCTCAAAAGGGGCGAAGTAAGCGCTGGAGTTCTTGTGGATATAACCCGTATCCCCGAAATCAGAGGCATAAGGGAAGAAGACGGTTACATCTGGATTGGTGCAACAACCACTCACCAGGAAGTGGCGGAATCTCCCCTTATCCAGGCCAGGGCCAGCCTCTTAGCCAGGGCTTGCCGGAGCATTGGTTCCCTTCAGATCCGAAATGTGGGGACCATCGGAGGCAACCTCGTTAACGCTATGCCCGCAGCCGATTCCGTCATAGCCCTTTTGGCCTTGGACGCAGAGGTGGAAATAGCCTCTAAGGACGGCACCCGCTGGGTACCAATAACCGAATTCCACAGAAACGTAGGGGAATGCTGTATAAATCCGTGCATTGAGCTGGTCAAAGGGGTGCGATTTCGCCCGCTGGGAGAAAATGAAGGCTCGTCTTTCCAGAGGCTTGCCCGCCGTCGTGCTCTGATACTTCCAATCCTTAACGTCGGAGTGGTAGCGGGCTGGGACGAAGGCCGATTTTCCAGAGTTGCCATCGCCATAGGGCCTGTGGCCCCGGTTCCCTTCAGAGCCCGGAAAGCTGAAGAGTTCCTCAAAGGTTCTCCAATATCGCTGGAAAATATAGAAGAAGCCGCTCGCCTGGCCCAGGAAGAGGCTCAACCCCGTTCCAGCCTCCTGCGAGGCTCAGCTGAATACCGCAAAGACATGGTTAAAGTTCTTGTGCGCCGCGCCCTCGTGGAAGCCGTCCACCTTTAGGAAACACTACCCCTGTAACTTTTTCACCCTTTCAACCACTCCTCTTTCCTCGCACCGCATCCTGGCCCATTATAAGCAGGGAGACAACGCCTAAAACAGCAGCCACATGAAGGTACATCCCATGGACGTAAAGATTGTCAAAGAAATTGTGGACCGTCAGGTGGATGAAACTGCCGATGGCGCCAACCATAAGAGCCCTCTTCCACCCGGCAATCCACCTGAGGGCTCGCAGGGTTTGAACAAAGACCCATCCCCAAAAGAATAGGTAAGCCAGTAACCCGATAAATCCGGTCTCAGCGGCGATGTTCAAGTAGTAATTATGAGCATGGCCTAAGGGTTCAGGCCAGCGTGGTAAAGCATAGGCGTGATAAACTGGCTCGTAGTTTCCTATTCCCACCCCAAACCAGAAATGGTCCCCCCACATCCTAAGGGCAGCATCCCAGTGGGCAAGCCTTTCTATGATGGCATAGTTTTCATCGGTTATCTCGGCAGTCCTCAAATCCTCCAGGCCGGGTGAAATGGACAAATCCCGGAACCTCGCCAAAAACGGCTCCAGTGGAGGCCTTATAAGCAAAGCCAGAATCAGGAACAATAGACCCAAACCGATGGAGACCCTCTTATCCATAAGCGCCGCTAAAACCGCCAGAGCCGCCATTGCCCCCAGCCATGCCCCCCTTGACCAGCTCATAATCAGAGCCATTCCTGTCACCCCCGCCACAGCAAGACAGGCCGATCCCAGACTCAAGCGCAGCCGCCAGGAAATTCCCCTATCAAGAATCAGACCCAGGCCTGCCGCCAGAGCCAGAGGCATAACAAGACCCATGTATCCACCGAAGGGGTTAGGCTGCATGAAATGCCCATAAGCCCGAACGAATTTCCCCATTACCACAAAGTGCTCGGGACCAGAGCGGGTCAAAAACTGATAAACCCCGAAGGAGCCTTCCACAAAACCTGCCAGAAGAAGCCCTCCGACGATCCAGGGAATACCTTTCTCTTCAATGGCTGTGGAAATAATGAGGTAGACCATAAGGACTTCACCCCATTTGAGGAGCTCTTTCAGAGAGTATTCGAGAGAAGTGGCTTGGAGAACGGAAACGGCCATTACCCCGTAGAGGATAAGGGCTGGTAGAAAGAAGGGGCCAAAGCCACGCCAGTTTTCCCTCAATACCGATTTTCTCGCCAGCCATACCCCTGCTGCCAGCGCTACCGTTAATTCAGTTAGCCCAACCCGGGCCGGGCCTATGGAAATTTCCCGGATAGAGCCCAGGGGTATGCTCAGAGCTAAAAGAGGGAAAACTGCCACCGGATGTAAAAGCACGATTATGCTTACCGTTGTCGCTCCCAGCAGAGCTGCGGACCACTTTACAGGCAAAAACAAAATAACCAGCCCTGTCGCCAGGGCCAGAAACGTTTCTCTAAGCCTCACGAAAGCTTCCTCTTACAATTGCATCAGTCATTCTGGCGACCCGAACCATCGCTTTTACATCGTGCACCCTCACTATATCTGCTCCGGCAGCTATACCGAGGGCTACCGTAGCTGCGGTCCCCTCCAACCTTTCGCTCGGAGGAAGATTGAGGACATATCCTATCACCGATTTTCTGGAAGTCCCCAGAAGGATGGGCCTCCCCAAAACTTTGAGCTCCCCAAGACGCTGGAGGATTTCCAGATTCTGCTCCACCGTCTTTCCGAAGCCTATACCCGGGTCCACTATAATCTTGTCAAAATCCACACCAGCTTCAAGGGCAAGGTTTATGCTGTACTCAAGTTCCTGGATGATATCTGCCATAAGATCGCGGTACTCTATCCCTACATAACGGCCCCCGAGACGTTCCTCTTGAACAGCATTTTTCGGCTGAGAGCGGTTGTGCATTATCACAACCGGGACCCTGTATTTAGCCACAACCCTGGCCATATCGGGGTCCATCCTCAACCCCCACACATCATTAACCATGCTGGCCCCAGCTTCAAGGGCTTCCTGTGCTACTCTGGCTTTGTAAGTATCAATAGAAATGGGCACATCTACCTCCCTGACCAGCCGCTTGAGAACCGGCATGACCCGATTTAACTCTTCTTCCTCTGAAATGGGCTGAGAACCGGGTCGGGTTGACTCCCCTCCTATGTCTAAGATATCGGCTCCCTCCTCTACAAAACGGAGAGCCTGCTCTACGGCCTTTTCCACGTCTCCGGCAAGGCCATCTCCGGAGAAAGAATCGGGCGTAACGTTAATTATTCCCATAACGTAGGTGCGCTCGCCCCATACAAAACTTTTACCCCCGATCTCCATCGGCTTTAAGCTTCCCCCGTGGTAATTCTTCAGGGCTCCTTCTATTTCTTCAGCGATGGCTCTTATGGTATCATCGGGGAACTGGCGTAGGAAGGAAACCAGAGCCTCCAGCTGAGCCACCGTTCCCATCAGAATGACATCGGTGGGGGCAGCAGCTCCGAAATACACCGCCGCCGATATAGCCCCTTCCCCTCCGAGCCTGAGCATTTCCTGCTTGAGGATGTGAGCAATATCGTAATTGACGTTTTCCAGCTTCACAGCCCTGAAGAAACCTTTGGGAAGCATAAGCTGAAGGCCTTCCTGGTCCACTCCTATTTTTTCCAGCTCTTTTCTGAGGCCATCGGGGGTAAAATACTGCAGAATCCGGGCATTAAATTTTCGCATCTTTCACCTCCTTGCGGAGTGTGGCCTAATTATACCAAAAATCTCAGGGCACCTTCAAGTGTTTTTTAAATTAAAAACCTCAGCAAGGGGGAAGAGATGAAATTTGCGGTAGTAGCCAGAGACAAGCAACCTGTTAGAGATGCGCTGGCTGAGAAAATTGTGGCCATTTTGCAATCAAAGGGGCATATACTTTCCCATGAGGACGACCCAGAGGTCGGATTAATCCTTAATCTGACGGATGCTAATGAGCCCCGGCCCTATCGTCGTAAATCAAAAGGGGTGTTCGTGGCAAGCCTGGCCACGGTGGAAGAACTTCCGGAGAATGCCCACCGGGCCGCTTACACCGTGCTGGTCCGGAGCCTTTCCAACCTCGTGCTTTACGCTCACGTCAGGGGCGAAAACACCGATATCTACTTTACAACCCTGGAAGCCGGGTTCTACAAAGTCCCTTGGGACCCCGAAGAGGTTTACAGCCACTTAATGCCTCTGGCCTGCTCCGTCCTGGTGATAGAGAACGAAATTATCCCTGACTTGCCTCCCGCTTACTGGAACGGCACCCCTGTGACGGAAAAGCTCATTCATTACGGGCGAGAGATGGACAGAATGGGCATCCTGCCAGCCCCCTTCCCGATCCACGAACTCCTATCAGAGCGGGATCTGCGGCACGTCTACCTCCTCTACGGCATAACGGGCTTAAGCTATGGCAACTTGAGCGCTCGCGAGGACATCCCGGAACTTGGAGGAACTACTTTCTGGATGACAGCCAGGGGGGTTAACAAGGCAAAGCTCTCCAGAATCGGGAAAGATATTGTCCTGATAAAAGGCTTTAACCCCGAAAAGAACACCATATTAGTAAGCGTTCCACCAGATCATGACCCCACGGTTCGGGCCTCGGTTGATGCCATTGAGCATTACCTCATCTATTCAACTTTTCCTGAAGTGAGAGCCATTGTCCACGCTCATGCCTGGATGGAGGGAGTGGTCCCCACCCGTCAGAACTACCCCTGCGGGACAAGGGAACTGGCCCAGGAAGTGGTTAACGTCCTCAAACAAGCTCAAGACCCCTCCAGAGCCATAGTGGGGCTAAAGAACCACGGTCTGACCATAACCGGACGAAGCCTGGACGAAATCTTTGAACGCATAAGAGGTAAACTCATAACCCAAGTTCCCATGATGCCCTGACAGAACCTCTCAAACGCAGGCAAGCTATTCTCATGCGCCTGAAGCTACTTTTGCTTGAAACTCCAAATCAGTGTTTTAAGTTGTTGCTTTCTGCCCCTTTGATGTATAATATCGAGTGATAAGAAAAAGGGGCATTACCGTTATGGTGGTCCATAACAATACTGCGGCAAGGCCTATTAGCTGAGCATAAAGCTGATGGGGAAAGTCCGGGATAAAGCCTTGCAAAACCAGAAGCCCACTCACCCCCTGGCCAGAAACCCCCAAGTAGTTTCCTGGAATACCGTTCCAGCCTTCGCCATACCTGCCATCGGCCAGGAAAGCGGGAAGCAGAATTCCTACAATTCCTCCCAAACCGCTTGTGGCCATCACCCCCGAGGGGTCCCCAAACCTGAAAACTTCCTCCCAGAGGTAGACCACAAATGGAATGAGGAATCCTACCATGAGACCCGCGAGCCATCCAGCCCAGAAAGGGATAAAGAAGGAACAGGTCCCTCCGGCTATGAGACCCGCCACCCCTCCCCTAACGGCCATGAGAAAGTCCCCGGAACCGGTGACAAGGAAAGAATAAATGGAGGCTCCCAGGATTCCTCCCATCGTTGCCAGCAGAACGTTCACCATTCCCACGTTTACACAAATGGTAGGGTAAACAGAATACACAGGGTGACCGGCGAGAAAAGCTCCAGCCCCTATGACAGCCAGAACGAGGCCAGTGCCTGCCAGAAGAGGAAGATGAACGGGAGGCATGACAGGAACTGGAGCGGGCTTCTGGCGGAAGCCCAGGATAGCTGCTCCCAGGAAAGAGACAAAGGCCCCCATAAGGTGCGGGGAAGAGGCCCCCAGCACATCAATGAAACCATGGCCAAGCCCTACATTTTTCCCCAGGTGATAAAGCCACCCACCACCCCAAACCCAGTTCCCTACGACAGGGTGAAGGAAAAAGGCAATAATCAGTCCTATGAACAAAAGTATAAAGCGGTTAACCCTGCCCCAAAGGTTAGCCAGGGGGAGAAATACAGCCAGAGAAACGAGGGAGAGCCCATGGAGGAAGAGGGCGAAAGCTTCAGGAGAAAGCTCCTCACCCCTGAGAAAGAAACCGTAAAGGCCTATTGCTCCCCAGCCTGGCCCCCACCGCACATCCAAGGGAGACCATTCCCAGATAAGGCCATCGAGTCCCTTTATGTCCCTGTGGACGAGGCCTATGCCCCCGAATTCCAGGGCAAAGCCGCTTACAAAATAGCCAAGGGTCCCAAGGGCCAGGGAAAGGAAAAAGATGTAAACAATATCTTTAGCCTCTTGTGGTTTCCTCCCCCCTATGGCCACGAGGGCGAAACCCAGCGGGAGAAGCAGGCTCAAAAGGCTCAACATAGTGCAACCTCCTTTTGGAAATTTTGCCTGAGGAGAGAACCATGAAGTTTATAGCCGATAGCATGTTAGGCTCCCTTGCCAAATGGCTCCGCATCCTGGGCTACGATACCCTCTATTTCCCCCACCTGGACGACGATGAGCTGGCTTACCGGGCTATGGCGGAAGAGAGAGTGCTTCTCACCCGGGACCAGGAACTCGCCCGCAGGAGGGGGGTAAGGGCTCTCCTTATAAAAAGCTCCTCCCTGGAGGAACAGCTCCTTCAGGTGTTCAAAGAACTCGGACTTGAAACAAGAAATAGCTTCTCTCGCTGCCCAATATGCAATGAGCCCCTCAATCCAGTTAACAAAGAGAGCGTCCGTGAAAAGGTCCCTCTCTATGTATTTCAAACCCACGAACACTTCAGCGCATGCCCAACCTGCCACCGGATTTACTGGAGAGGCAGCCACTGGCAAAGGATGAAAGAATGTCTGGACAAACTCACACGAAGTTAAACTATATGGAGGAACCTCCATGTTTACCATCCTTCTATGCCTTGCGGTAGGATTCGGCGCTGGTGTCCTCAGCGGTCTCATAGGGATAGGAGGTGGAGTTATAACAATACCTGCCCTCGTTTACATGTTCAAAATGCCTCAACATTACGCTCAGGGTACTACCCTGGCCATGTTTGTCCTTCCCGCAGGAATTCTGGCAGCCTACACTTACTATCAGCAGGGCTTTGTGAATTTAAAATTCGCTTTCCTCCTGGCCCTGGGCTTCTTAGCTGGCGGTCCGCTTGGAGCCAGACTGGCCGTGCACCTCCCGGAAGAGGTTCTGAAGAGAGTCTTCGGATTTGCCTTGCTGCTCATAGCTTTGAAGATGATCTGGGGAAAGTAAAGTAAAGCGTTAGGGAAAAGCCGAGCACAAAAGCCAGAACCAGCTGACCCAGCTCCAAAGGCCCCAGTATCCTGGTGACATCCCCTCGGAAAAAACGAAGGGAGAAATCAAAGGGCAAATACCCGAAAGCATAAATCAGAAAAACGCTCCCGGTTTTACACGCCTTCAGGTAAATGGCCAGCAAAAAGGCGAAAATCAGGGCACTCCAGAAGGCCCCCGCAAGCTGAACCGGGAAGCGATAAGCTTTTACACCGTAAACATCGGGCAGGAAAAGGGCAGGAAAGCCTTTCCACTCTTTTCCATAGGCAAATCCAGCCGCATAGCATGCCCACCACCCAAAAGCCTGAGCCGGGGCAAGGGACAAAGAAGCAATGTCCAAAAGCTCTGCTAAATTCAACCTTTGAAGACGAGCAAAAAGGGCCAGGGCCAGAAGTCCTCCGGCCAGAGCAAAGGGAAAGGCAAGTCCCCCTCTCCAGAACTGCCAGGCCTCCCCAGGACTTTCCGAAAAATACTCCCAATTGATAACCACAAATCCCGCCCTTCCCAGCATAACTCCTCCAAACATGCTCCATATAAAGGCATCTAAAGCCTTTTCAATACCCCAGCGCCTTTTTCCAGACCAAATGAAAAAAGCTAAACTCACCAGAAACCCCAGTGCCATAAGCAGGGAGTAAGGCATAACAGGCCACTTCCATATCCAGAAAAGGGGCTTCACCAGTTACCTCCTTTCCAGACGGATAAAATCCACAGCTGCGGCCAGAGTGCGGGTGTCAGGATTGTATCCGAGCTTGATGTAAGCATCCTCTCCTTCTCTTTCCAGCCCAGAACCAGAAGGGCTTCCCTTGACCCCCACCAAGGCGTAGCCAGGACCTTTTGATGGCCCTCTGAGCCCGAAGGATTGAAGGACATCCAGGGCATTTGCAGGCCAAAGACCCTCACAAACCGCCCCCACCACAATGCTTCCTTGAGCTATTCTTTCCGCAAAGGAGAGAAAGCTTTCCTCATCTCCCGGCCCGA is a window encoding:
- a CDS encoding ammonium transporter; the protein is MLSLLSLLLPLGFALVAIGGRKPQEAKDIVYIFFLSLALGTLGYFVSGFALEFGGIGLVHRDIKGLDGLIWEWSPLDVRWGPGWGAIGLYGFFLRGEELSPEAFALFLHGLSLVSLAVFLPLANLWGRVNRFILLFIGLIIAFFLHPVVGNWVWGGGWLYHLGKNVGLGHGFIDVLGASSPHLMGAFVSFLGAAILGFRQKPAPVPVMPPVHLPLLAGTGLVLAVIGAGAFLAGHPVYSVYPTICVNVGMVNVLLATMGGILGASIYSFLVTGSGDFLMAVRGGVAGLIAGGTCSFFIPFWAGWLAGLMVGFLIPFVVYLWEEVFRFGDPSGVMATSGLGGIVGILLPAFLADGRYGEGWNGIPGNYLGVSGQGVSGLLVLQGFIPDFPHQLYAQLIGLAAVLLWTTITVMPLFLITRYYTSKGQKATT
- a CDS encoding prolipoprotein diacylglyceryl transferase codes for the protein MKPLFWIWKWPVMPYSLLMALGFLVSLAFFIWSGKRRWGIEKALDAFIWSMFGGVMLGRAGFVVINWEYFSESPGEAWQFWRGGLAFPFALAGGLLALALFARLQRLNLAELLDIASLSLAPAQAFGWWACYAAGFAYGKEWKGFPALFLPDVYGVKAYRFPVQLAGAFWSALIFAFLLAIYLKACKTGSVFLIYAFGYLPFDFSLRFFRGDVTRILGPLELGQLVLAFVLGFSLTLYFTFPRSSSKL
- a CDS encoding class II aldolase/adducin family protein, translated to MKFAVVARDKQPVRDALAEKIVAILQSKGHILSHEDDPEVGLILNLTDANEPRPYRRKSKGVFVASLATVEELPENAHRAAYTVLVRSLSNLVLYAHVRGENTDIYFTTLEAGFYKVPWDPEEVYSHLMPLACSVLVIENEIIPDLPPAYWNGTPVTEKLIHYGREMDRMGILPAPFPIHELLSERDLRHVYLLYGITGLSYGNLSAREDIPELGGTTFWMTARGVNKAKLSRIGKDIVLIKGFNPEKNTILVSVPPDHDPTVRASVDAIEHYLIYSTFPEVRAIVHAHAWMEGVVPTRQNYPCGTRELAQEVVNVLKQAQDPSRAIVGLKNHGLTITGRSLDEIFERIRGKLITQVPMMP
- a CDS encoding sulfite exporter TauE/SafE family protein, translated to MFTILLCLAVGFGAGVLSGLIGIGGGVITIPALVYMFKMPQHYAQGTTLAMFVLPAGILAAYTYYQQGFVNLKFAFLLALGFLAGGPLGARLAVHLPEEVLKRVFGFALLLIALKMIWGK
- a CDS encoding Mut7-C RNAse domain-containing protein, translating into MKFIADSMLGSLAKWLRILGYDTLYFPHLDDDELAYRAMAEERVLLTRDQELARRRGVRALLIKSSSLEEQLLQVFKELGLETRNSFSRCPICNEPLNPVNKESVREKVPLYVFQTHEHFSACPTCHRIYWRGSHWQRMKECLDKLTRS
- the folP gene encoding dihydropteroate synthase; translation: MRKFNARILQYFTPDGLRKELEKIGVDQEGLQLMLPKGFFRAVKLENVNYDIAHILKQEMLRLGGEGAISAAVYFGAAAPTDVILMGTVAQLEALVSFLRQFPDDTIRAIAEEIEGALKNYHGGSLKPMEIGGKSFVWGERTYVMGIINVTPDSFSGDGLAGDVEKAVEQALRFVEEGADILDIGGESTRPGSQPISEEEELNRVMPVLKRLVREVDVPISIDTYKARVAQEALEAGASMVNDVWGLRMDPDMARVVAKYRVPVVIMHNRSQPKNAVQEERLGGRYVGIEYRDLMADIIQELEYSINLALEAGVDFDKIIVDPGIGFGKTVEQNLEILQRLGELKVLGRPILLGTSRKSVIGYVLNLPPSERLEGTAATVALGIAAGADIVRVHDVKAMVRVARMTDAIVRGSFREA